A window of the Pseudomonas gozinkensis genome harbors these coding sequences:
- a CDS encoding hybrid sensor histidine kinase/response regulator: protein MRYLLMLLFCLPLLAGAVEFDEFTQSLPLGRSLQVFEDPSGQASIADVRAQAAAGNFKPHDKATLNAGYSRSAFWLKIDLHYRPSNPSAQRSWLLELAYPPLDHLDLYLPDAVGDYRLVRQTGDALPFASREIRQNNYLFDLAFKPDQQRTVYLRLSSEGSIQAPVTLWSSTAYLEDQPVRLYVLGIIYGVLLGMLVYNLFIYLSVRDTSYLYYIFYIASFGLYQLSVNGAAVEYFWPDNPWWANAATPFFIGCAGLFGSQFARSFLQTKNHSRWLDRLLIALIVFGAVVIGLSLMTSYGLALRLATTLALTFTVVIFAAGILAWWRGLRVARYFIIAWSAFLIGGIVNTMMVLGLLPNVFLTMYASQIGSAIEVALLSLALADRINAMREQQAQTLFDAGQKLEVLNQQLAHSNKLKDEFLATLTHELRTPMNGVIGSLELMQTVELDPELEQYQQTAAGSARDMMRMVNGILTLTELQAGKLKATPGSFSLRGVVEALRIQFDGNASSKSLDFKVDVLPTLPDRLYGDSAKLAQCLECLLDNAIKFTRVGGLALRVTGKSSTDNRLALSFAVIDTGIGFTDLGEATLYQRFFQLDGSMTREYGGLGVGLAICRQLVELLGGKLTHRSEPGRGSRFQLDVEFELPEVEAVPAFSRDTVRAPQDCTVLLVDDNSVNQLVMRGMLLKLGFRVRTADHGAAALDCLQRERFDAVLIDCQLPPLDGASLCCQIRDLPGCAHLPVFMIALGADREHCASGGSIDYLSKPVKFEDLQVAMQRRVLSCWQGESAGI from the coding sequence ATGCGCTATTTGTTGATGTTGCTGTTCTGCTTGCCCCTCCTGGCAGGCGCCGTCGAGTTCGACGAGTTCACCCAGAGCCTCCCGCTGGGTCGATCCCTGCAAGTGTTCGAAGACCCGAGCGGTCAGGCGAGCATTGCCGACGTCCGCGCGCAAGCCGCCGCCGGAAACTTCAAACCCCATGACAAAGCCACGCTCAATGCCGGTTATTCGCGCTCGGCGTTCTGGCTGAAGATCGACCTGCATTACCGCCCGAGCAATCCGTCGGCGCAGCGCAGCTGGTTGCTGGAACTGGCGTATCCGCCGCTCGATCATCTCGACCTGTATCTGCCCGATGCCGTTGGAGACTACCGTCTGGTGCGGCAAACCGGCGACGCCTTGCCGTTCGCCAGTCGCGAGATCCGCCAGAACAATTACCTGTTCGACCTGGCGTTCAAGCCGGATCAACAGCGAACCGTTTATCTGCGGTTGTCCAGCGAAGGCTCGATCCAGGCGCCGGTGACATTGTGGTCGAGCACCGCGTACCTCGAAGACCAGCCAGTGCGCCTATATGTGCTGGGGATCATTTATGGCGTGCTGCTGGGGATGCTGGTCTACAACCTGTTCATCTACCTCAGCGTGCGCGACACCAGTTACCTCTATTACATCTTCTATATCGCTTCGTTCGGCCTTTATCAGCTGTCGGTCAATGGCGCGGCGGTCGAGTATTTCTGGCCGGACAACCCGTGGTGGGCCAACGCCGCCACGCCGTTCTTCATCGGTTGTGCGGGGCTGTTCGGCAGCCAGTTCGCCCGCAGTTTCCTGCAGACCAAGAACCACAGCCGCTGGCTCGATCGCCTGCTGATCGCCCTGATTGTATTTGGCGCCGTGGTGATCGGCCTGTCGTTGATGACCAGTTATGGCCTGGCCCTGCGTCTGGCGACGACCTTGGCACTGACTTTTACCGTGGTGATCTTCGCCGCCGGGATCCTCGCCTGGTGGCGCGGCCTGCGGGTGGCGCGTTATTTCATCATTGCCTGGTCGGCGTTCCTGATCGGCGGCATCGTCAACACGATGATGGTTCTGGGTTTGTTGCCGAACGTGTTCCTGACCATGTACGCCAGCCAGATCGGCTCGGCCATCGAAGTGGCGCTGCTGTCGCTGGCGCTGGCCGACCGGATCAACGCGATGCGTGAACAACAGGCGCAGACCCTGTTCGATGCCGGCCAGAAGCTCGAAGTGCTGAACCAGCAACTGGCCCACAGCAACAAGCTCAAGGACGAATTCCTCGCGACCCTCACTCACGAACTGCGCACGCCGATGAACGGTGTGATCGGCTCGCTCGAGTTGATGCAGACCGTCGAACTCGATCCGGAACTGGAGCAATACCAGCAGACCGCCGCCGGTTCGGCCCGGGACATGATGCGAATGGTCAACGGTATCCTGACCCTGACCGAATTGCAGGCCGGCAAGCTCAAGGCCACGCCGGGCAGTTTCAGCCTGCGCGGGGTGGTCGAGGCGTTGCGGATTCAGTTCGATGGCAACGCTTCGAGCAAGTCGCTGGACTTCAAGGTCGACGTGCTGCCGACCCTGCCGGATCGCCTGTATGGCGACAGCGCCAAACTCGCGCAATGCCTGGAATGCTTGCTGGATAACGCGATCAAATTCACCCGTGTCGGCGGTCTGGCCTTGCGGGTCACCGGCAAATCGTCGACGGACAATCGCCTGGCACTTTCCTTTGCGGTGATCGACACCGGCATCGGCTTTACCGATCTGGGTGAGGCCACGCTGTATCAGCGGTTCTTCCAGCTCGACGGTTCGATGACCCGCGAATACGGCGGGCTGGGTGTCGGCCTGGCGATCTGCCGGCAATTGGTGGAGTTGCTCGGTGGCAAGCTCACGCACCGCTCAGAGCCGGGGCGCGGCAGCCGTTTTCAACTGGATGTCGAGTTTGAGTTGCCGGAAGTGGAAGCCGTGCCTGCGTTCAGCCGCGACACCGTGCGCGCGCCGCAGGATTGCACCGTGCTGCTGGTGGACGACAACAGCGTCAACCAATTGGTGATGCGCGGCATGTTGCTCAAGCTCGGTTTCCGGGTGCGCACCGCCGACCACGGCGCGGCGGCGCTCGACTGTTTGCAGCGCGAGCGCTTCGATGCAGTGTTGATCGATTGTCAGTTGCCACCGCTCGACGGAGCATCGCTGTGTTGCCAGATTCGTGACCTGCCGGGATGCGCCCATTTGCCGGTGTTCATGATCGCGCTGGGGGCGGATCGCGAGCATTGCGCGTCGGGTGGCTCGATCGATTACCTGAGCAAACCGGTTAAATTCGAGGATTTGCAGGTTGCGATGCAGCGGCGGGTGTTGAGTTGCTGGCAGGGTGAAAGCGCCGGTATTTAG
- a CDS encoding hydroxymethylpyrimidine/phosphomethylpyrimidine kinase has product MNIYSSRPVVLCLSGHDPSGGAGLQADIEALLAQGCHAAPAVTALTVQDTVNVTDFRVLDREWVLAQANAVLNDSEVAAVKLGMLGSLEMVDTVVELLQAHPHLPVVCDPVLRAGGGGRLGKDEVGYAMRERLLPLSIIATPNLPEARILAELPEGTADECAEKLLPYIKNLLITGGHGDETEIHNRLYSRDGLRETFKCQRLPGSYHGSGCTLASTLAGRLALGENLASAVRTALDYTWRTLRDAEQLGKGQFVPRRLPLDFCS; this is encoded by the coding sequence ATGAATATCTACAGCTCACGCCCCGTTGTCCTCTGTCTCTCCGGCCACGACCCCAGTGGTGGCGCCGGCTTGCAGGCAGATATCGAAGCCCTGCTCGCTCAGGGTTGCCATGCGGCTCCGGCCGTCACCGCCCTGACCGTGCAAGACACGGTCAACGTCACTGACTTTCGCGTCCTCGACCGTGAGTGGGTACTGGCCCAGGCCAATGCCGTGCTCAACGACTCCGAAGTCGCGGCAGTGAAACTGGGCATGCTCGGTTCCCTGGAAATGGTCGACACCGTCGTCGAACTGCTCCAGGCGCACCCGCACTTGCCAGTGGTCTGCGACCCGGTGCTGCGCGCCGGCGGTGGCGGACGCCTGGGCAAGGACGAAGTCGGCTACGCCATGCGCGAACGCCTGCTGCCGCTGTCGATCATCGCCACCCCCAACCTTCCCGAAGCCCGGATCCTCGCCGAACTGCCAGAAGGCACCGCGGACGAGTGCGCTGAAAAACTGTTGCCCTACATAAAGAACCTGCTGATCACCGGCGGTCACGGCGACGAGACCGAAATCCACAATCGCCTGTACAGCCGCGACGGCCTGCGCGAAACCTTCAAGTGCCAGCGCCTGCCGGGCAGCTATCACGGTTCCGGTTGCACCCTGGCCAGCACGCTTGCCGGTCGCCTGGCGCTGGGTGAAAACCTTGCCAGCGCCGTGCGTACGGCACTCGATTACACCTGGCGCACCCTGCGCGATGCCGAACAGCTGGGCAAAGGCCAGTTCGTGCCGCGTCGCCTGCCGCTGGATTTCTGTTCCTGA
- the thiE gene encoding thiamine phosphate synthase, producing the protein MKLRGLYAITDSQLLAGKFLSYVEAALEGGVTLLQYRDKSSDEARRLREAEALRDLCERYKTQLIINDDAELAARLNVGVHLGQTDGPLSPTRALLGSKAIIGSTCHAQLELAEQAAKEGASYVAFGRFFNSNTKPGAPSCSLDLLDEAKRTLHLPICAIGGITLDNAAPLVAHGVDLLAVVHGLFGADSTAEVTRRARAFNELLKV; encoded by the coding sequence ATGAAACTACGTGGCCTGTATGCCATCACCGACAGCCAGTTGCTGGCCGGCAAGTTTCTGTCCTACGTGGAGGCGGCGCTGGAAGGCGGCGTCACCCTGCTGCAATACCGCGACAAGAGCAGCGACGAGGCCCGCCGCCTGCGTGAGGCTGAAGCCCTGCGCGACCTGTGCGAACGCTACAAGACGCAACTGATCATCAACGATGACGCCGAACTGGCCGCGCGCCTGAACGTCGGCGTGCACCTGGGCCAGACCGACGGCCCGCTGTCGCCGACCCGCGCCCTGCTCGGCTCGAAAGCGATCATCGGTTCGACCTGCCACGCGCAGCTCGAACTGGCCGAACAGGCCGCCAAAGAAGGCGCTAGCTACGTCGCCTTCGGTCGCTTCTTCAATTCCAATACCAAACCCGGTGCACCGAGTTGCAGCCTCGATCTGCTCGACGAGGCCAAACGCACCCTGCACCTGCCGATCTGCGCGATCGGCGGCATCACCCTCGACAACGCCGCGCCGCTGGTGGCCCATGGTGTCGATCTGCTGGCCGTGGTCCATGGCCTGTTCGGCGCCGACAGCACCGCCGAAGTGACCCGCCGCGCCCGCGCCTTCAATGAATTATTAAAAGTCTGA
- the hemL gene encoding glutamate-1-semialdehyde 2,1-aminomutase: MSRSETLFANAQKHIPGGVNSPVRAFKSVGGTPLFFKHAEGAYVTDEDDKRYVDYVGSWGPMILGHSHPDVLDAVRNQLQHGLSYGAPTAMETEMADLVCSLVPSMEMVRMVSSGTEATMSAIRLARGFTGRDSIIKFEGCYHGHSDSLLVKAGSGALTQGVPSSAGVPAAFAKHTLTLPFNDIDAVEKMLAEVGQDVACIIVEPVAGNMNCVPPAPGFLEGLRSLCDKHGVVLIFDEVMTGFRVALGGAQAYYGVTPDLTTFGKIIGGGMPVGCFGGKRSIMERIAPLGPVYQAGTLSGNPLAMAAGLTTLRLISRPGFHAELTDYTTRLLDGLQQRADAAGIPFVTTQAGGMFGLYFSGADDIVTFEDVMASDAALFGRFFHLMLEGGVYLAPSAFEAGFTSIAHGEAELKLTLDAAERAFAKLK; this comes from the coding sequence ATGTCTCGTTCCGAAACCCTTTTTGCCAACGCCCAGAAACACATTCCCGGTGGCGTGAACTCGCCGGTTCGCGCGTTCAAGAGCGTTGGCGGCACGCCGCTGTTCTTCAAGCACGCCGAAGGCGCCTACGTCACTGACGAAGACGACAAGCGTTATGTGGATTACGTGGGTTCGTGGGGCCCGATGATCCTCGGCCACAGCCACCCGGACGTGCTGGACGCCGTGCGTAACCAGTTGCAACACGGCCTGTCCTACGGCGCGCCGACCGCGATGGAAACCGAGATGGCCGATCTGGTCTGCTCGCTGGTGCCGTCGATGGAGATGGTGCGCATGGTCAGCTCCGGCACCGAAGCGACCATGAGCGCAATCCGTCTGGCCCGTGGTTTCACCGGCCGCGACAGCATCATCAAGTTCGAAGGCTGCTACCACGGTCACTCCGACAGCCTGCTGGTCAAGGCCGGTTCCGGCGCACTGACCCAGGGCGTACCGAGCTCGGCCGGCGTACCGGCAGCGTTCGCCAAACACACCCTGACCCTGCCGTTCAACGACATCGACGCGGTTGAAAAAATGCTCGCCGAAGTCGGCCAGGACGTGGCGTGCATCATCGTCGAGCCAGTGGCCGGCAACATGAACTGCGTACCGCCGGCGCCGGGTTTCCTCGAAGGCCTGCGCAGCCTGTGCGACAAGCACGGCGTGGTGCTGATTTTCGACGAAGTGATGACCGGTTTCCGCGTCGCCCTCGGCGGCGCCCAGGCCTACTACGGCGTAACCCCTGACCTGACCACCTTCGGCAAGATCATCGGTGGCGGCATGCCGGTCGGCTGCTTCGGCGGCAAGCGCTCGATCATGGAGCGAATCGCGCCACTGGGGCCGGTCTATCAGGCGGGCACCTTGTCGGGTAACCCGCTGGCGATGGCTGCCGGCCTGACCACCCTGCGCCTGATCAGCCGTCCGGGTTTCCACGCCGAGCTGACCGACTACACCACGCGTCTGCTCGATGGCCTGCAACAGCGCGCCGATGCCGCCGGCATTCCGTTCGTGACCACCCAGGCGGGCGGCATGTTCGGTCTGTACTTCAGCGGTGCCGACGACATTGTTACTTTTGAAGACGTGATGGCCAGCGATGCAGCGCTGTTCGGCCGCTTCTTCCACCTGATGCTGGAAGGTGGCGTGTACCTGGCACCGAGCGCCTTCGAAGCCGGTTTCACCTCGATCGCCCATGGCGAAGCCGAGCTGAAACTGACCCTCGACGCCGCCGAACGCGCCTTCGCGAAGTTGAAGTAA
- a CDS encoding tetratricopeptide repeat protein has translation MNRTGRTLALGCLLLLQPLLAHAQAGGNSLLIPAMGRCTLNTQPQDVTQALAACQKSADEGDAQAQYELGEFYYDGKNAPRDLNQALSYFEKASLQGHAQAQFKLGTMFFHGEGVQANNIQAYIVLKMAAVNGAEDALDTADEVSEKMSREDLETATQVLGQIFRKYLMELQSADGRTPFSPLP, from the coding sequence ATGAACCGCACCGGCCGCACCCTTGCCTTGGGCTGCCTGTTGCTCCTTCAGCCGCTGCTCGCACATGCACAAGCAGGCGGCAACTCGTTGTTGATCCCGGCGATGGGTCGCTGCACCCTCAATACTCAGCCGCAAGACGTCACGCAGGCACTGGCCGCCTGCCAGAAGTCGGCGGACGAAGGGGATGCGCAAGCGCAATACGAGTTGGGTGAGTTCTACTACGACGGCAAGAACGCGCCGCGCGACCTCAATCAAGCCCTGAGCTATTTCGAAAAGGCCTCGCTGCAAGGCCACGCCCAGGCGCAATTCAAGCTCGGCACCATGTTCTTCCACGGCGAAGGTGTGCAGGCCAACAACATTCAGGCGTATATCGTGCTGAAGATGGCCGCGGTCAACGGCGCTGAAGATGCGCTGGACACCGCGGACGAAGTCTCCGAAAAAATGTCCCGCGAAGATCTCGAAACCGCGACCCAGGTGCTCGGGCAAATTTTCCGTAAATACCTGATGGAACTGCAGAGCGCTGACGGGCGTACGCCGTTCTCGCCCCTGCCCTGA
- a CDS encoding DUF1820 family protein: MTKREAPIYKVIFLNQGQVFEMYAKQIYQSDLWGFLEVEEFVFGERTQVVVDPSEEKLKAQFEGVVRSFVPMHSIVRIDEVERLGTPKISEARGGVGNVMPFPVPMPEK, translated from the coding sequence ATGACCAAACGCGAAGCTCCAATCTACAAGGTGATTTTCCTCAACCAGGGCCAGGTGTTCGAAATGTACGCCAAGCAGATCTATCAAAGTGATCTGTGGGGCTTCCTGGAAGTGGAAGAGTTCGTCTTTGGCGAGCGCACGCAAGTGGTCGTCGACCCGAGCGAAGAAAAGCTCAAGGCGCAGTTCGAAGGTGTGGTGCGCAGCTTTGTGCCGATGCATTCGATCGTGCGCATCGACGAGGTCGAGCGACTGGGGACGCCGAAGATCAGCGAAGCCCGTGGCGGCGTTGGCAACGTGATGCCGTTTCCGGTACCGATGCCCGAAAAATAA
- the miaB gene encoding tRNA (N6-isopentenyl adenosine(37)-C2)-methylthiotransferase MiaB: MAKKLYIETHGCQMNEYDSSRMVDLLGEHQALEVTARAEDADVILLNTCSIRERAQDRVYSQLGRWRELKLANPDMVIAVGGCVASQEGAAIRDRAPYVDVVFGPQTLHRLPEMIDAARISKLPQVDVSFPEIEKFDHLPEPRIDGPSAYVSVMEGCSKYCTFCVVPYTRGEEVSRPFDDVIAEIIHLAENGVREVTLLGQNVNGYRGLTHDGRLADLAELIRVVAAVDGIDRIRYTTSHPLEFSDSLIQAHAEVPELVKHLHLPVQSGSDRILAAMKRNHTALEYKSKLRKLRAAVPGICISSDFIVGFPGETEKDFEQTMKLIADVGFDFSYSFVYSQRPGTPAADLADDTPEELKKERLNALQHRLNQQGFEISRQMVGSIQRILVTDYSKKDPGELQGRTENNRIVNFRCDNPTLIGQFADVHIDAAQPHSLRGSLIQ; encoded by the coding sequence ATGGCCAAGAAGCTTTACATCGAAACCCACGGTTGCCAGATGAACGAGTACGACAGCTCGCGCATGGTCGATCTGCTGGGCGAACACCAGGCCCTGGAAGTCACGGCGCGCGCCGAAGATGCCGACGTGATTCTGCTCAACACCTGCTCGATCCGCGAACGCGCCCAGGACCGGGTGTATTCCCAGCTCGGCCGCTGGCGTGAACTGAAACTGGCCAACCCGGACATGGTGATCGCCGTCGGCGGCTGCGTGGCCAGCCAGGAAGGCGCGGCGATCCGTGATCGCGCCCCGTACGTCGACGTGGTCTTCGGCCCGCAAACCCTGCACCGCCTGCCGGAAATGATCGACGCCGCACGCATCAGCAAACTGCCGCAGGTCGACGTGTCGTTCCCGGAAATCGAAAAATTCGACCACCTGCCCGAGCCGCGCATCGACGGCCCGAGCGCCTATGTGTCGGTGATGGAAGGCTGCAGCAAGTACTGCACGTTCTGCGTGGTGCCTTACACCCGCGGCGAGGAAGTCAGCCGACCGTTCGACGACGTGATCGCCGAAATCATTCACCTGGCCGAAAACGGCGTGCGTGAAGTGACCCTGCTGGGCCAGAACGTCAACGGCTATCGCGGGCTGACCCATGACGGTCGCCTGGCGGACCTCGCCGAACTGATCCGCGTGGTCGCGGCGGTCGACGGCATCGATCGCATCCGCTACACCACCTCGCACCCGCTGGAGTTCTCCGACAGCCTGATCCAGGCCCACGCCGAAGTCCCGGAACTGGTGAAGCACCTGCACCTGCCGGTGCAGTCGGGTTCGGACCGGATCCTGGCCGCGATGAAGCGCAACCACACGGCGCTGGAGTACAAATCCAAGCTGCGCAAACTGCGTGCGGCCGTACCGGGTATCTGCATCAGTTCGGACTTCATCGTCGGCTTCCCGGGGGAAACCGAGAAAGATTTCGAACAGACCATGAAGCTGATTGCCGACGTCGGTTTCGACTTTTCCTACTCGTTCGTCTACAGCCAACGCCCTGGTACTCCGGCCGCCGATCTGGCCGACGACACCCCGGAAGAACTGAAAAAAGAGCGCCTGAACGCCTTGCAGCATCGCTTGAACCAGCAAGGTTTCGAGATCAGCCGACAAATGGTCGGTTCGATCCAGCGGATTCTGGTGACCGATTATTCGAAGAAGGACCCGGGCGAGCTGCAAGGGCGCACCGAGAATAATCGTATCGTCAACTTCCGCTGCGATAATCCGACCCTGATCGGCCAGTTCGCCGACGTGCACATCGACGCGGCGCAACCGCACTCGCTGCGCGGCTCGCTGATCCAGTAA